One Triticum dicoccoides isolate Atlit2015 ecotype Zavitan chromosome 5B, WEW_v2.0, whole genome shotgun sequence genomic window carries:
- the LOC119305253 gene encoding uncharacterized protein LOC119305253 has product MMISASAPFRSDTIEPLTGSNFPRWKSQVELCLGCNEFDYALREEKPVAPVAGVTGYAELKKEYDVKMEKWNKSNHIALLIMKATISPDISEALPKKDTAKDFLTEMEEQFKGSDKVYAHELFAKLLQKYTIDGNVRQHILRVVNAFTKLKALECSLSEALLVIIILESLPEEFEQFKVNYNSLKEKWPLSEMTARIVQEEERIMRQKKDHVFHVGSNKRKHDGQGFPKPQKRQVKKEGTKPFNPKAFKGKEAGGSSSAPSSSTAGENACNFCKEEGHYQRDCPGFLKWMNKRGIRYDPNHKRRNKKA; this is encoded by the exons ATGATGATTTCAGCTTCCGCTCCATTCCGGTCCGACACGATCGAACCACTTACGGGGAGTAACTTCCCTCGTTGGAAGTCCCAAGTCGAATTATGTTTGGGTTGTAATGAATTTGACTATGCCTTGAGGGAAGAAAAACCTGTGGCACCTGTGGCAGGTGTCACAGGGTATGCAGAACTCAAGAAGGAGTATGATGTTAAGATGGAAAAGTGGAATAAGTCCAACCATATTGCGCTTCTCATCATGAAAGCGACAATATCGCCGGACATTTCTGAAGCACTCCCTAAGAAAGATACTGCTAAAGATTTCCTCACTGAAATGGAGGAGCAATTTAAAGGCTCCGACAAAGTGTATGCTCATGAGCTTTTTGCTAAACTTCTTCAGAAATACACTATTGACGGAAATGTTAGGCAGCACATATTGAGGGTGGTAAATGCTTTCACCAAGCTTAAGGCTTTGGAGTGTTCTTTAAGTGAAGCCCTTCTTGTCATAATTATTCTTGAGTCTCTTCCTGAAGAGTTTGAACAATTTAAGGTCAACTATAACTCTCTAAAGGAAAAATGGCCACTCTCTGAGATGACCGCAAGGATCGTCCAGGAGGAAGAAAGGATCATGAGGCAGAAAAAAGACCATGTCTTTCATGTTGGCTCTAACAAGAGAAAGCATGACGGACAAGGTTTCCCTAAGCCTCagaaaa ggcAAGTCAAGAAAGAAGGCACTAAGCCATTCAACCCTAAGGCATTCAAGGGTAAAGAAGCCGGTGGTTCTTCTTCTGCTCCTAGCAGCTCCACTGCTGGAGAAAATGCTTGTAACTTCTGCAAAGAAGAGGGACACTATCAAAGGGACTGCCCAGGCTTTCTAAAATGGATGAACAAAAGAG GGATTCGATACGATCCAAACCataagaggaggaacaagaaagctTAA